The DNA region TGGATGTCGGCGTCGTGCAGTCCGGTTATAACGATCCTGCCGCTGCGCTTATCATTAGCGATCTGCTGGCGCGTATCGCACTCCCCACGCGTGAAGAGATTGACGATGCGCTGTCCGGTCTGTTCAGTCGCGACGCGGGCTGGCAGCAATATTATCAGGTGATCGAACTGGCGGTGGCGCGTAAAAACGATCCGCAGGCCCGGATTACCGTCGCCCCCACTTTCCGCGACGATCTCACGGTCATTGGTAAGCCCTGGCCAAAAACCGATGCCGCCAAGATGGTCCAGGCCAAGCCCTGCTATGTGGAAGATCGCATCACCCCTGACGCCTGCGTGATTAAAATGCTGCGCAGTCCGCACGCCCATGCGTTGATTACTCATCTCGACGTCAGCAAAGCCGAAGCGCTCCCCGGCGTGGTTCACGTTATCACCCACCGTAACTGTCCCGATATCTACTATACGCCCGGTGGGCAAAGCGCACCGGAACCCTCCCCGCTCGACCGTCGCATGTTCGGTAAGAAACTGCGCCACGTCGGCGATCGTGTTGCCGCTGTGGTTGCAGAAAGCGAAGAGATAGCGCTGGCCGCGCTGGCGCTTATCGACGTGGAATATGACGTGCTTAAACCGGTATTGTCGATTGACGAAGCGATGGCGGACGATGCACCGGTCGTACACGATGAACCAGTGGTGTATGTCGCTGGCGCGCCGGAGACGCTGGAAGAGGACAACCGCCATGCCGCTCAGCGTGGCGAGCACATGATCATCAACTTCCCGATTGGTTCTCGCCCGCGCAAGAATATCGCCGCCAGCATTCATGGTCATATTGGCGACATGGAGAAAGGGTTTGCCGAAGCGGATGTGATTATTGAGCGCACCTACCATTCCACGCAGGCGCAGCAGTGCCCGGCAGAGCCTCACATCTGCTTTACCCGCATGGACGGCGATCGCCTGATCATTCACGCTTCAACGCAGGTACCGTGGCATCTTCGCCGCCAGGTCGCCCGTCTCGTCGGCATGAAGCAGCACAAGGTCCACGTCATCAAGGAGCGCGTCGGCGGCGGCTTTGGTTCCAAACAGGATATCCTGCTGGAAGAAGTCTGCGCCTGGGCGACCTGCGTGACCGGACGCCCGGTCTATTTCCGCTATACCCGTGAAGAGGAGTTTATTGCCAATACCTCCCGCCACGTTGCAAAAGTCACGGTTAAACTGGGCGCGAAGAACGATGGTCGCCTGACGGCGGTCAAAATGGACTTCCGCGCCAATACCGGCCCTTACGGCAACCATTCGCTGACCGTGCCAAGCAACGGGCCGGCGCTCTCGTTACCGCTGTACCCTTGCGACAACGTCGATTTCCAGGTCACCACGTACTACAGCAACATCTGTCCGACCGGGGCGTATCAGGGCTATGGCGCGCCAAAAGGCACCTTTGCGATGACGATGGCGTTAGCCGAGCTTGCCGAACAGCTGCAAATAGACCAACTGGAGATCATCGAGCGCAACCGGGTTCACGAAGGACAGGAACTGAAAATCCTTGGGGCAATTGGTGAAGGGAAAGCGCCAACGTCTGTTCCTTCCGCCGCCAGCTGCGCACTGGAAGAGATCCTGCGCCAGGGGCGGAAGATGATCGACTGGTCTTCCCCCAAACCGCAGGACGGTGACTGGCATACCGGTCGCGGGGTCGCCATTATTATGCAGAAATCCGGGATCCCGGATATCGATCAGGCCAACTGCATGATCAAACTGGAGTCCGATGGCACCTTCATCGTCCATTCCGGCGGTGCGGACATCGGCACCGGACTGGATACCGTTGTCACCAAGCTGGCGGCGGAAGTGCTGCACTGCGCGCCAGAGGAAGTGCATGTCATCTCCGGCGACACTGACCATGCGCTCTTCGACAAAGGCGCTTACGCCTCATCCGGCACCTGCTTCTCGGGGAATGCGGCACGTAAAGCGGCGGAAAACCTGCGTGAGAAAATCCTCTTTCACGGTGCGCAGATGCTGGGCGAACCCGTTTCTGACGTTCAACTGGCGGCCCCTGGCGTCGTGCGCGGCAAGCAGGGAGAAGTGAGTTACGGTGAAATCGCGCATAGAGCGGAGACGGGGACCGGTTTTGGCACGCTGGTCGCCACGGCCAGTTACATCACCGCAGACTTTGCTTTCCCCTATGGGGCGAACTTCGCCGAAGTCGCGGTGAATACCCGCACCGGCGAAATCCGTCTCGACAAGTTCTATGCGCTGCTGGATTGCGGCACGCCGGTCAACCCGGAACTCGCGCTGGGGCAAATTTACGGGGCGTCAATGCGGGCCATCGGTCATAGCCTGAGCGAAGAGATCCTCTATGATGCCGAAGGCCATCCGCTGACCCGAGATCTGCGCAGTTATGGTGCCCCCAAAATTGGCGATATCCCCAGGGATTTTCGTGCCGTGCTGGTGCCGAGCGACGATAAAGTCGGCCCCTTTGGCGCCAAATCAATCTCTGAGATTGGCGTAAATGGCGCCGCGCCTGCCATTGCCACCGCGATTCATGATGCCTGCGGCGTGTGGTTGCGCGAATGGCATTTCACACCGGAGAAAATACTGACCGCGCTGGAAAAAGTGTAGCGACGTGGGCCGCTCAGGCGGCCCGAGTTCATGACTCAATAATGATTAAATGCCGTCTGCGGAAATGAGATAAGCCGTTCTCAGGGCAACCTGCGCCTCAAATTCGCAGAATTTAATTCTGCTGATTCAGATGATCAAATTTACTTATTAAGGAGTGAAGGGATGTCTGATATATCACGTGCAGGCTCGGATCTGATTTACGAACTGGAGGATCGTCCTCCCTTTCATCAGTCGATTATTGGCGCAATCACCCACCTGCTGGCCATTTTTGTTCCCATGGTAACGCCAGCATTAATTGTCGGCACCGCGCTACAGCTCTCGGCGGAAACCACCGCCTATCTGGTCTCAATGGCGATGATTGCCTCCGGCATCGGCACCTGGCTGCAGGTAAATCGCTATGGCATGGTCGGTTCCGGTTTACTCTCGATTCAGTCGGTCAATTTCTCATTTGTCACGGTGATGATTGCACTGGGCAGCGGGATGAAAAACGACGGATTTCATGAAGAGTTGATCATGTCATCGCTGCTCGGCGTCTCCTTTGTCGGGGCATTTCTGGTGGTGGGTTCGTCTTTCATTCTGCCTTACTTGCGCAGAGTCATCACCCCGACCGTCAGCGGCATTGTGGTTCTGATGATTGGTCTGAGTCTGATTAAAGTCGGGATCATCGATTTTGGCGGCGGCTTTGCGGCGAAAAGCAGCGGCACCTACGGGAATTACGAGAACATTGGCGTCGGGTTGCTGGTGCTGATCGTGGTGATCGGTTTTAACTGCTGTCGCAGTCCGTTACTGAGAATGGGCGGCATTGCGATCGGCCTGGGCGTGGGCTATGTCGTCTCCCTGTGCCTTGGCATGGTGGACTTCAGCAGTATGCGCAATCTGCCGTGGGTCACCATCCCTACTCCCTTTAAGTACGGTTTCCAGTTCAATTTTCATCACTTTCTGGTCGTCGGGACCATTTATCTGCTCAGCGTACTGGAAGCCGTCGGCGACATTACCGCAACCGCAATGGTGTCCAGGCGTCCGATTCAGGGGGATGAATATCAGTCGCGCCTGAAGGGCGGCGTGCTGGCGGATGGACTGGTCTCCGTCATTGCCTCTGCGGTAGGGTCACTCCCTTTGACGACCTTTGCGCAAAACAACGGCGTTATCCAGATGACCGGCGTCGCCTCACGCTATATCGGACGCACCATCGCCGTCATGCTGGTGTTGCTTGGCCTGTTTCCAATGATTGGCGGCTTCTTCACCACCATTCCCTCGGCGGTGCTGGGGGGCGCAATGACGTTGATGTTCTCGATGATCGCGATCGCCGGGATCCGCATCATCATCACCAACGGGCTTAAGCGCCGTGAAACGCTGATTGTCGCCACCTCTTTGGGTCTGGGTCTGGGCGTCTCCTATGACCCGGAAATTTTCAAAATCCTGCCTGCCTCAATTTATGTGTTGGTGGAAAACCCCATCTGCGCAGGCGGTCTGACCGCCATTCTACTGAATATTATTCTCCCTGGAGGTTACCGGCCTGAAGAAGTGCTGCCGGGCATCGCCTCCCCGGAGGAAACGGATTAACGGGAAAGGAGTTTACGATGTCTGGAGAACACACGTTGAAAGCGGTGCGCGGCAGCTTTATTGATGTCACTCGCACCGTCGAAGACCCGGAGGAGATTGCCTCAGCGCTGCGATTTGTGGAAGACGGATTGCTGCTGATTCGCGAGGGAAAAATCGAATGGTTTGGCGAGTGGGAAGAGGGGAAACACCGGATCCCTGACGCCATCCGTATCCGTGACTATCGCGGAAAACTGGTCGTGCCGGGATTCGTTGATACCCATATCCACTACCCCCAGAGCGAAATGGTCGGTGCCTATGGCGAACAGTTACTGGAATGGCTGAATAAACACACCTTCCCGACCGAAAAACGCTACGAGGATCTGGAATACGCCCGCGAGATGTCGGCGTTTTTTATCAAGCAGCTGTTGCGTAATGGCACCACCAGCGCGCTGGTTTTTGGCACGGTCCATCCACAGTCCGTTGACGCGTTGTTCGAAGCCGCAAGCCATATCAATATGCGCATGATCGCCGGCAAAGTGATGATGGATCGTAACGCACCGGATTACCTGCTGGACGACGCCGAGAGCAGCTACCTGCAAAGTAAGGCGTTAATTGAGCGCTGGCATAAAAATGGCCGCCTGCTGTACGCCATCACACCGCGCTTTGCACCGACCTCTTCCCCGCAGCAGATGGCGATGGCGCAGCGTCTGCGTGAGGAATATCCCGATACCTGGGTGCATACCCATCTCTGTGAAAACAAAGACGAAATTGCCTGGGTTAAGGAACTCTATCCTGAACATGACGGCTACCTGGATGTGTATCACCAGTACGGGCTGACCGGCAAAAACTGCGTCTTCGCCCACTGCGTACATCTGGAAGAGAAAGAGTGGGATCGCCTGAGTGAAACCCGCTCCAGCATCGCCTTTTGTCCCACCTCTAACCTCTACCTCGGCAGCGGTTTATTCAACCTGCAAAAAGCCTGGCGCAAGAAGATCAGCGTCGGCATGGGAACCGATATCGGTGCGGGAACCACCTTCAACATGCTGCAAACGCTGAACGAAGCCTACAAAGTGGTGCAATTACAGGGTTACCGACTCTCGGCATACGAAGCATTTTACCTGGCGACGCTCGGCGGCGCGAAAGCACTGGGTCTCGACCCTCTTATTGGCAACTTTATGCCAGGTAAAGAGGCGGACTTCGTGGTGCTGGAACCAACGGCGACGCCGCTGCAGCAACTGCGCTATGACAACTCTACAACCCTGGTCGACAAATTGTTCGTGATGATGACGCTGGGCGACGATCGCTCTATTTACCGCACCTACGTCGATGGGCGTCTGGTGTACGAACGGACCTGACAGAACGCTAACATCCTGCTGAGGACATTATTATGTCTGGAGATATACTGCAAACCCCCGGCGCGTCGAAACCTCGCGGCGCGCTGGATAACTACTTCAAGATTACTGAACGTGGCAGTACCGTGCGTCAGGAGATACTGGCCGGGTTGACCACCTTTCTGGCGATGGTCTATTCGGTCATTGTGGTGCCCGGAATGCTGGGGAAAGCGGGATTCCCACCCGCCGCCGTCTTTGTCGCCACCTGTCTCGTTGCAGGCTTTGGTTCGCTGCTGATGGGACTCTGGGCCAACCTGCCGATGGCGATCGGCTGCGCCATTTCTCTGACCGCCTTTACCGCGTTCAGCCTGGTGCTGGGACAGCACATCTCGATTCCTGTCGCCCTCGGTGCCGTTTTCCTGATGGGGGTGGTTTTTACCGCCATCTCGGTTACCGGAGTCCGGACCTGGATCCTGCGAAACTTACCCATGGGCATCGCACATGGCACAGGGATCGGCATTGGGCTGTTCCTGTTGCTGATCGCGGCAAACGGCGTCGGCATGGTGATTAAAAACCCGCTGGAAGGACTTCCGGTGGCGCTAGGCGCATTCACCTCATTTCCGGTCATCATGAGCCTGCTGGGACTGGCGGTGATCTTCGGTCTGGAGAAATGTCGCGTCCCTGGCGGGATCCTGCTGGTGATTATCGCCATCTCCATTATCGGTTTGATATTTGACCCTGCCGTCAAATATCACGGTCTGGTCGCCATGCCCAGTCTGAGCGGTGAAGACGGTAAGTCTCTGATTTTTAGTCTTGATATTATGGGGGCCTTACAACCCGCGGTGCTGCCCAGCGTACTGGCACTGGTGATGACAGCGGTATTTGATGCCACCGGCACCATCCGCGCCGTCGCCGGACAGGCGAATCTGCTGGATGAGGACAACCAGATAATCAACGGCGGTAAAGCGCTGACCAGCGACTCCATCAGCTCCGTATTTTCCGGGCTGGTCGGCGCGGCACCGGCGGCCGTCTATATTGAATCCGCAGCGGGAACCGCCGCCGGAGGAAAAACGGGACTGACCGCCACCATCGTTGGCTGTTTATTCCTGCTCATTCTGTTCTTATCGCCTCTCTCTTACCTGATCCCAGGCTATGCGACTGCCCCTGCGCTGATGTACGTCGGCTTGCTGATGCTCAGTAACGTCTCAAAACTGGATTTCGATGACTTCATCGATGCGATGGCCGGTCTGGTCTGCGCGGTCTTTATCGTTCTGACCTGTAATATCGTCACCGGCATTATGCTCGGTTTCGTCACGCTGGTTGTGGGTCGCGTTTTTGCCCGGGAATGGCAAAAGCTGAACATCGGTACCGTCATCATTACCGTCGCGCTGGTGGCGTTCTACGCCGGCGGATGGGCAATTTAAGCGATGCTCCGCGCAAACGCGCGGAGCTGTTCTATCGGCCTCGCCCTTCAGGAGAAAACGCATGAGCGCCATAGATTCCCAACTTCCCTCACCGTCGGGGCAAGGCCGCGCCACCGATGAGGTCGATCGTATATTATCGCCCGGTAAGCTGGTCGTACTCGGTTTACAGCATGTGCTGGTCATGTACGCGGGCGCGGTCGCTGTACCGCTGATGATTGGCGACAGGCTCGGACTCAGTAAAGACGCCATCGCGCTGTTAATCAGTTCCGATCTCTTTTGCTGCGGGATCGTTACCCTGCTGCAATGTATTGGCATCGGCCGCTTTATGGGGATTCGCCTGCCCGTGATTATGTCGGTGACGTTTGCCGCCGTGACGCCGATGATTGCGATTGGCATCAATCCGGATATCGGTCTGTTGGGCATTTTTGGCTCAACCATCGCCGCAGGGGTGATAACCACACTCTTAGCGCCGCTTGTCGGTCGCCTGATGCCGTTATTTCCGCCGCTGGTGACGGGCGTGGTGATCACCTCGATTGGTCTGAGCATCATTCAGGTTGGCGTTGACTGGGCAGCCGGCGGGAAAGGTAATCCTGAATATGGGAACCCGGTCTATTTAGGGATTTCGTTTGCGGTCTTAATTTTTATTTTATTAATCACCCGATTTGCTAAAGGCTTCATGTCCAACGTCGCGGTCTTGCTGGGGATCATCTTTGGTTTTGCGCTCTCATGGATGATGAATGAAGTGAATTTGTCAGGCCTGCACGATGCGTCGTGGTTCGCGATTGTCACACCGATGGCCTTCGGGACGCCCGTCTTTGATCCGGTGTCGATTCTGACCATGACCGCCGTGCTAATCATTGTGTTCATTGAATCGATGGGGATGTTCCTGGCGCTCGGCGAAATCGTCGGTCGCAAACTCTCTTCGCAGGATATCATTCGCGGCCTGCGCGTGGATGGCGTCGGGACCATGATTGGCGGCCTGTTTAACAGCTTTCCCCATACCTCATTTTCTCAAAACGTTGGCCTGGTCAGCGTCACGCGCGTGCACAGTCGATGGGTCTGTATCGCCTCCGGCGTCATCTTAATTTTGTTTGGCATGGTGCCTAAAATGGCGGTTCTGGTCGCCTCCATTCCCCAGTTCGTCCTCGGCGGCGCCGGTCTGGTGATGTTTGGCATGGTACTGGCGACCGGGATCCGCATTCTCTCGCGCTGCAATTACACCACGAACCGTTACAACCTCTACATTGTGGCCATCAGTCTGGGCGTGGGCATGACGCCAACGTTATCGCATGACTTTTTCTCTCGCCTGCCAGCCGTTCTCCAGCCGCTGCTGCACAGCGGCATTATGCTGGCCACTTTCAGCGCGGTGGTACTGAATCTGTTTTTCAATGGTTATCACCACCATACCGGGCTGGTACAGGAATCCGTTTCGGATAAAAACCTGAAGGTCAGAACGGTGCGAATGTGGCTGCTGATGCGCAAGCTGAAAAAAAATCAGCAGGATGAATAGCATGAATCTCTTTTTGCGCTGCCTGATAACCCTGCTGCTGCTCATGCTGATGTCGATACCCGCTATTTCAGACGGCATTGCGCTGGGTATCGAAAGTCGCTTCCAGTTCATGCTGTTGTTTTTCTAAAATCGTTCCATGCTTCCGACATCCGTACCGCAAGTTGCGGATGTCGAACTTCGCCGTTAAACGCTCCCTGAGCTAATCATTGCGTCGTGAGATCTCATATACTGGTACGTGCTTAAGAGTAACAGTGAGACATTATGCGACAGGAACACGTCATTTTGCTGGATGCACAGGACTCCCCGTCCGGCACGCTGGAAAAATACAGCGCCCACACCGCCAACACACCATTGCATCTTGCCTTCTCCTCCTGGCTGTTCAATGCAGAGGGACAGCTTTTGGTCACTCGCCGTTCGCTCGTGAAAAAAGCATGGCCGGGTGTATGGACGAACTCGGTTTGCGGCCACCCTCAACAGGATGAAAGCCACGAAGAGGCCGTTGTCCGCCGCTGTCGTCATGAGCTGGGCGTGGAGATCGCCAGCCTGACCCCCGTCTTCCCGACATTCCGCTATCGGGCGATCGATCCCAGTGGGATCGTTGAGAATGAGGTTTGTCCGGTCTATGCGGCACGGGTGACCAGTGAACTGCAGGTCAATCGCGACGAAGTGATGGATTATCAGTGGAGCAGTCTGGAGGATGTTTTACGCGGAACTGACGCGACGCCGTGGGCCTTCAGTCCGTGGATGGTGATGCAGGCTGCTGATGATAATGCGCGCGAGCGGCTGCGAGAATATTGCCGACGTTAATTGACGCCGGATGGCGCTACGCTTATCCGGCCTACGGCAAGCGTAACGCTATCCGATATTTCACCGCTTATTTTACCGGGCGCATCGCCGGGAACAGGATCACATCACGGATGGTGTGGCTGTTGGTGAACAGCATCACCATACGGTCGATACCAATGCCCAGACCCGCCGTCGGCGGCAGACCGTGCTCCAGTGCAGTCACATAGTCTTCGTCGTAGAACATCGCTTCGTCGTCACCGGCTTCTTTCGCGTTCACCTGATCCTGGAAGCGCTGCGCCTGATCTTCTGCATCGTTCAGCTCGCTAAAGCCGTTACCGATCTCACGACCGCCGATGAAGAACTCAAAGCGATCGGTGATTTCCGGATTCTCATCATTACGACGCGCCAGCGGAGAGACTTCTGCCGGGTATTCGGTAATGAAGGTCGGCTGAATCAGATGCGCTTCGGCCACTTCTTCGAAGATTTCAGTCACGATACGGCCCAGACCCCAGCTCTTCTCTACCTTGATACCGAGAGATTCAGCAATCGCTTTGGCGGAGTCAAAGTTATCCAGTTCAGCCATTTCCGTTTCCGGACGGTATTTCTTGATAGCTTCGCGCATGGTCAGTTTTTCGAACGGCTTGCCGAAGTCGAACACTTCATCACCATAAGGCACTTCCGTTTTACCTAACACATCTTGCGCCAGGGTACGGAACAGAGACTCGGTCAGTTCGATCAGATCTTTATAGTCCGCATACGCCATGTAGAGTTCCATCATGGTGAACTCTGGGTTATGACGAACGGAGATCCCTTCGTTACGGAAGTTACGGTTGATTTCGAACACGCGCTCGAAGCCACCGACCACCAGACGCTTCAGGTACAGTTCCGGTGCAATACGCAGGTACATATCCAGATCCAGCGCATTATGATGGGTGATAAACGGACGCGCAGACGCGCCGCCTGGGATCACCTGCATCATCGGGGTCTCAACTTCCATAAAGCCGCGACCAACCATGAACTGACGGATGCCCGCCAGGATCTGAGAACGCACCTTAAAGGTGTTACGGGATTCATCGTTAGAGATGAG from Citrobacter amalonaticus Y19 includes:
- a CDS encoding nucleobase:cation symporter-2 family protein; this encodes MSDISRAGSDLIYELEDRPPFHQSIIGAITHLLAIFVPMVTPALIVGTALQLSAETTAYLVSMAMIASGIGTWLQVNRYGMVGSGLLSIQSVNFSFVTVMIALGSGMKNDGFHEELIMSSLLGVSFVGAFLVVGSSFILPYLRRVITPTVSGIVVLMIGLSLIKVGIIDFGGGFAAKSSGTYGNYENIGVGLLVLIVVIGFNCCRSPLLRMGGIAIGLGVGYVVSLCLGMVDFSSMRNLPWVTIPTPFKYGFQFNFHHFLVVGTIYLLSVLEAVGDITATAMVSRRPIQGDEYQSRLKGGVLADGLVSVIASAVGSLPLTTFAQNNGVIQMTGVASRYIGRTIAVMLVLLGLFPMIGGFFTTIPSAVLGGAMTLMFSMIAIAGIRIIITNGLKRRETLIVATSLGLGLGVSYDPEIFKILPASIYVLVENPICAGGLTAILLNIILPGGYRPEEVLPGIASPEETD
- a CDS encoding nucleobase:cation symporter-2 family protein — protein: MSAIDSQLPSPSGQGRATDEVDRILSPGKLVVLGLQHVLVMYAGAVAVPLMIGDRLGLSKDAIALLISSDLFCCGIVTLLQCIGIGRFMGIRLPVIMSVTFAAVTPMIAIGINPDIGLLGIFGSTIAAGVITTLLAPLVGRLMPLFPPLVTGVVITSIGLSIIQVGVDWAAGGKGNPEYGNPVYLGISFAVLIFILLITRFAKGFMSNVAVLLGIIFGFALSWMMNEVNLSGLHDASWFAIVTPMAFGTPVFDPVSILTMTAVLIIVFIESMGMFLALGEIVGRKLSSQDIIRGLRVDGVGTMIGGLFNSFPHTSFSQNVGLVSVTRVHSRWVCIASGVILILFGMVPKMAVLVASIPQFVLGGAGLVMFGMVLATGIRILSRCNYTTNRYNLYIVAISLGVGMTPTLSHDFFSRLPAVLQPLLHSGIMLATFSAVVLNLFFNGYHHHTGLVQESVSDKNLKVRTVRMWLLMRKLKKNQQDE
- the lysS gene encoding lysine--tRNA ligase; amino-acid sequence: MSEQHAQGADAVADLNNELKTRREKLAGLREQGIAFPNDFRRDHTSDQLHADFDAKENEELEALNIEVSVAGRMMTRRIMGKASFVTLQDVGGRIQLYVARDDLPEGTYNEQFKKWDLGDILGAKGKLFKTKTGELSIHCTELRLLTKALRPLPDKFHGLQDQEARYRQRYLDLISNDESRNTFKVRSQILAGIRQFMVGRGFMEVETPMMQVIPGGASARPFITHHNALDLDMYLRIAPELYLKRLVVGGFERVFEINRNFRNEGISVRHNPEFTMMELYMAYADYKDLIELTESLFRTLAQDVLGKTEVPYGDEVFDFGKPFEKLTMREAIKKYRPETEMAELDNFDSAKAIAESLGIKVEKSWGLGRIVTEIFEEVAEAHLIQPTFITEYPAEVSPLARRNDENPEITDRFEFFIGGREIGNGFSELNDAEDQAQRFQDQVNAKEAGDDEAMFYDEDYVTALEHGLPPTAGLGIGIDRMVMLFTNSHTIRDVILFPAMRPVK
- the idi gene encoding isopentenyl-diphosphate Delta-isomerase translates to MRQEHVILLDAQDSPSGTLEKYSAHTANTPLHLAFSSWLFNAEGQLLVTRRSLVKKAWPGVWTNSVCGHPQQDESHEEAVVRRCRHELGVEIASLTPVFPTFRYRAIDPSGIVENEVCPVYAARVTSELQVNRDEVMDYQWSSLEDVLRGTDATPWAFSPWMVMQAADDNARERLREYCRR
- the ghxQ gene encoding guanine/hypoxanthine transporter GhxQ → MSGDILQTPGASKPRGALDNYFKITERGSTVRQEILAGLTTFLAMVYSVIVVPGMLGKAGFPPAAVFVATCLVAGFGSLLMGLWANLPMAIGCAISLTAFTAFSLVLGQHISIPVALGAVFLMGVVFTAISVTGVRTWILRNLPMGIAHGTGIGIGLFLLLIAANGVGMVIKNPLEGLPVALGAFTSFPVIMSLLGLAVIFGLEKCRVPGGILLVIIAISIIGLIFDPAVKYHGLVAMPSLSGEDGKSLIFSLDIMGALQPAVLPSVLALVMTAVFDATGTIRAVAGQANLLDEDNQIINGGKALTSDSISSVFSGLVGAAPAAVYIESAAGTAAGGKTGLTATIVGCLFLLILFLSPLSYLIPGYATAPALMYVGLLMLSNVSKLDFDDFIDAMAGLVCAVFIVLTCNIVTGIMLGFVTLVVGRVFAREWQKLNIGTVIITVALVAFYAGGWAI
- the guaD gene encoding guanine deaminase — translated: MSGEHTLKAVRGSFIDVTRTVEDPEEIASALRFVEDGLLLIREGKIEWFGEWEEGKHRIPDAIRIRDYRGKLVVPGFVDTHIHYPQSEMVGAYGEQLLEWLNKHTFPTEKRYEDLEYAREMSAFFIKQLLRNGTTSALVFGTVHPQSVDALFEAASHINMRMIAGKVMMDRNAPDYLLDDAESSYLQSKALIERWHKNGRLLYAITPRFAPTSSPQQMAMAQRLREEYPDTWVHTHLCENKDEIAWVKELYPEHDGYLDVYHQYGLTGKNCVFAHCVHLEEKEWDRLSETRSSIAFCPTSNLYLGSGLFNLQKAWRKKISVGMGTDIGAGTTFNMLQTLNEAYKVVQLQGYRLSAYEAFYLATLGGAKALGLDPLIGNFMPGKEADFVVLEPTATPLQQLRYDNSTTLVDKLFVMMTLGDDRSIYRTYVDGRLVYERT
- a CDS encoding molybdopterin-dependent oxidoreductase Mo/Fe-S-binding subunit, translated to MIIHFTLNGTVREMKINPGENVQKLLFNLGMHSVRNSDDGFGFAGSDAILYNGRIVNASLLIAAQLDHAEIRTSESLGKWNSLSLVQQAMVDVGVVQSGYNDPAAALIISDLLARIALPTREEIDDALSGLFSRDAGWQQYYQVIELAVARKNDPQARITVAPTFRDDLTVIGKPWPKTDAAKMVQAKPCYVEDRITPDACVIKMLRSPHAHALITHLDVSKAEALPGVVHVITHRNCPDIYYTPGGQSAPEPSPLDRRMFGKKLRHVGDRVAAVVAESEEIALAALALIDVEYDVLKPVLSIDEAMADDAPVVHDEPVVYVAGAPETLEEDNRHAAQRGEHMIINFPIGSRPRKNIAASIHGHIGDMEKGFAEADVIIERTYHSTQAQQCPAEPHICFTRMDGDRLIIHASTQVPWHLRRQVARLVGMKQHKVHVIKERVGGGFGSKQDILLEEVCAWATCVTGRPVYFRYTREEEFIANTSRHVAKVTVKLGAKNDGRLTAVKMDFRANTGPYGNHSLTVPSNGPALSLPLYPCDNVDFQVTTYYSNICPTGAYQGYGAPKGTFAMTMALAELAEQLQIDQLEIIERNRVHEGQELKILGAIGEGKAPTSVPSAASCALEEILRQGRKMIDWSSPKPQDGDWHTGRGVAIIMQKSGIPDIDQANCMIKLESDGTFIVHSGGADIGTGLDTVVTKLAAEVLHCAPEEVHVISGDTDHALFDKGAYASSGTCFSGNAARKAAENLREKILFHGAQMLGEPVSDVQLAAPGVVRGKQGEVSYGEIAHRAETGTGFGTLVATASYITADFAFPYGANFAEVAVNTRTGEIRLDKFYALLDCGTPVNPELALGQIYGASMRAIGHSLSEEILYDAEGHPLTRDLRSYGAPKIGDIPRDFRAVLVPSDDKVGPFGAKSISEIGVNGAAPAIATAIHDACGVWLREWHFTPEKILTALEKV